A genomic region of Gammaproteobacteria bacterium contains the following coding sequences:
- the queF gene encoding NADPH-dependent 7-cyano-7-deazaguanine reductase QueF (Catalyzes the NADPH-dependent reduction of 7-cyano-7-deazaguanine (preQ0) to 7-aminomethyl-7-deazaguanine (preQ1) in queuosine biosynthesis): protein MVTQEALKPEESELGKKSSYDTTYDPSKLFPIPRKRNRDSIGISSDQLPFYGFDFWNHYEVSWLNDKGKPVVALAEIIYDCSSKNIIESKSMKLYFNSFNNTPFKDTETVEKTIKNDIESRIDGGSVTVRIHPISKHTEKMEGIWLDELDVECSVYHNDPSYLKTEEIEVEETLCSDLLKSNCLVTNQPDWCSIQIKYRGKKINHEDLLRYIVSFRNDNEFHEQCIEKIFTQIMENCKPNELTVYGRSTRRGGLDINSIRSTIKIDPELISNTKLSRQ from the coding sequence ATGGTTACACAAGAAGCTCTAAAACCTGAAGAATCAGAACTCGGCAAGAAATCTTCTTACGATACGACTTACGATCCCAGCAAATTATTCCCTATCCCGAGAAAAAGAAATCGCGATTCTATAGGAATCAGTTCTGATCAGTTGCCATTTTACGGATTCGATTTTTGGAATCATTATGAAGTATCCTGGTTAAACGATAAAGGAAAACCCGTTGTTGCATTAGCTGAAATTATTTACGACTGTAGTTCAAAAAATATTATCGAATCAAAATCAATGAAATTATATTTCAACTCCTTTAACAATACACCTTTCAAAGATACTGAAACAGTTGAAAAGACAATAAAAAACGATATTGAATCGCGAATTGATGGGGGCTCTGTTACTGTTCGCATTCACCCTATTTCAAAGCACACCGAAAAAATGGAAGGCATTTGGCTAGACGAGCTCGACGTTGAATGCTCCGTTTACCATAACGATCCTTCTTATTTAAAAACGGAAGAAATAGAGGTTGAAGAAACGCTGTGTTCTGATTTGTTGAAATCAAATTGTTTAGTCACTAATCAACCCGATTGGTGCAGCATTCAAATTAAATATCGAGGAAAAAAAATAAATCATGAAGATTTGCTTCGCTATATTGTTTCTTTTAGAAACGATAACGAATTTCATGAACAGTGCATCGAGAAAATATTCACTCAAATTATGGAAAATTGCAAACCTAATGAGCTGACGGTTTATGGTCGCTCTACTCGACGCGGTGGTTTGGATATTAATTCAATTCGTTCAACAATAAAAATCGATCCTGAATTGATTAGCAATACCAAATTGAGCAGACAATAA